AAATTATTATACCGAATACTTATAGTCTGGTTAAATGCAGACTTAAGATCTGGATTACCCACAATCGGCCTTTGCGGATTACTCAAATCTACCACAGGCTGGATCTGGTTGTAGCTTGGCTCGCTACTCCTTCCTGAGTAATTGATATTAAGCGATCGCGATTTTGCAAAATTGTAAACGAACCTTGCATTGGGAAAAAAGTTGAAGTTTTTCCTTCTTACCCCCACATCATTGCTTTCTGAGTATCCTTCAAGCAAAGAAGGCTGAGCTGAAACACCGACTGAAAAATTATAAAGCTTTTCACGATCATACCGGTAGCTTAATCCGAAACGGTTGGTGGTAAAAGAATAATCAAAAACGTTACTTAATGAATCTACCGGAACATACCCCCCCGAGCCATCAAGTTCTGTAATCCTGCTGTTATCATATGAAGAACGATTATAATTATATGATAGATCGATCCTTGAATATATTCCTATAGGTTCGCTGTAAGTAACATTCGTCTCAGTATTAAACCGCTCATTATTGGTATAAATACGTCGGTTTGATACGGAATCGGTATATAAATTTAAGTCCTCCCGATTATAAAAGCGAAATTCGTCTTCTGCATCCTGATCGTTTTTGGTATTCGAATTATTGACAGAAAAACTCACTGAAAGATTTCTGCCCCGCTTAACAAAACGATGATTATAAAGAAGGTCACCTCCTATCGCCGGAGATCGTGAATCGGATAAAGATTGAGTATTTTGATCCTGTTTAGATCGCTCCATAATTACCGAAGTGTTATAGCTGTCGGAATTAGTACTGTTGTAATTAAATGACGGAGAGACCTTCAGGTAATTAAGCGAATCAATTTTGTATTCAAGATTAAAGTTGAGACGATGGCTATTATTGATACTGTTCGAATTTCTGATAGAAGAATTAGACACAGAGAATGTTGTATCGCGACCTGACGTTTGAGTTAAGCTGTTTTGGTAGGTATCGGTATTCCTGTTTTGAATACTGTAGCTTCCGTAAATACTTACTTTCTTACTGAGCTCGTCACGGAAGTTCAGGCCGCCGGCTTTCGTGTCGGTAATACCGGATCCACCACCGCCACCAACACCGCCACTACGAAATCTACCTCCCCGCTGATTGCCTCCCCCAGCAAAATCAAATAACGAAGCGTTGGTATTATTTAAATTAATAAGACCGGAAAGCTGCCTATCATTGTCCATTAACTGAACCATACCGGAAAGCTGATATCGTCCATCGTTTTGAACATTCGTATTTGTACCACTTCTGGCGTCACCTCCGCCGCCAGCTATGACGTTAGCAATTACACCTTTATTCCGGTTAGGACTTATTGTAATGTTCAGAATTTTATCAGGATCGCTGTCCCTTATCCCGCTTGCATTCGCCTGGTCTCCATAATCGTCAACGATCTGAATCTTTTCTATTATTTCTGCAGGAAGGTTTTGGGTAGCCGTCTTTAAATCACCGTCAAAGAAATCTTTTCCATTCACGCGCACCCTGGTAATGCTTTTTCCCTGGGTAGTTACATTTCCATCTTTGTCTACCTCTACCCCCGGCAACTTTTTAATTACATCTTCTACTACCGAATTTTCTCTCACAGGATAATCGCTGGCCCTGTACTCAACTGTATCTTCTTTAATTGTTACAGGTGCAGTGCCTGAAACGATAACCTCGTTCAGCAAATTACTTTGGCTTTTAAGTGTTATAGGGTCCAGTTTTAAAGGGCTAGTGGCATTTTTAAACAGATATCTTTGATTGAATCCCCGATAACCAAGACTGGTTACACTCAGCAGAAACTGGGATGACTGAACATTTCTGAATACAAACTTGCCGTCAACGTCTGTACGTGTAAAAAGGGAATCTTTAGATGATATTAGTTTTACGGTTGCTGCTATTACACTGTTTCCGGTGGAATCTTTTATTGTTCCGCTTACTTCGCGGCCTACCTGGCCATAGATTAAAGCAGGAGCCCCCAGAAACAACAGTAAAGCGATTAAATTCTTCATATTATGTATTGGACTAATTGTGTGTGCGTTTAGCGTTACAGTAAGACAGAGATTATGGCTCCAAGTTTAAAACTTATTTTCACCGTTTAGCAATAAAGATACTTACAGGCCTGATATTGCGACGAACGATTCTATTTTAATGCTGAACCTGTTTTTGCCAGTGACTGATATACAACAAAATAGACTCTTAGTATCGCTCGTTTATGAACAATACTAAGAGTCTATGCATTCTATTGTAACAATATTTATACAAAAAACGGTAGCCCTATGATATCAATAAGACCGATACCCGGGGTTTCTTTTTAATCTGGTTGCCTTAAAGAGTTAGCTCTTCCCAGACAATTGCGATATTAACTATAGTTTCCACAGCCTTCTGCATATCCTGTACAGATACCCACTCCTGCTTTCCATGAAAGGCGTGCTCACCCGCAAAAATATTAGGACAGGGCAAGCCCATAAATGATAAACGTGATCCGTCTGTGCCTCCGCGGATACTCTGCCGCTTCGGTTGCAGGCCGGCTCTTCGTATCGCTTCTTCAGCAAACCGGATAACATCCGGATGATCGTCCAGTACCAGCTTCATGTTCCGGTATTGTTCTTTTACCTCCAGAGTAAACGATGAATTGGGATAGCCTTCCAATACTTCCTCCGCAATTGCTTTCAGTATTCGCTCGTGATTCACGAGTTCTTTTTCATCAAAGTCTCGCAGAATAAACTCAACACTTGCCTCTTCAACTGTTCCCCGTATAGCGACAGGATGGATAAAACCTTCTTTATCGCTGGTACTTTCAGGCGAAAGCCGATCTTTAGGAAGGAAGGATACGATCTCAGATACTATTTTGAGCGCACTTTCCATATTTCCCTTGGCAAATCCGGGATGAGCGCTCACCCCCTTAACCTTAAGCAGCGCATAATCTGCAGAAAATGTTTCATTCTCCACAGAACCACAGGTTTCGCCATCCACGGTATAAGCATATTTTGCTCCCAGCTTCTCCAGATTGACCTTATCCACACCACGGCCGATTTCTTCGTCAGGGGTAAACAGCAGCCTGATCGTGCCATGTTTAATCTCAGGATGGCTGATAAGAAAATTCGCGGCGTCCATAATCTCGGCTAAGCCTGCTTTATTATCAGCTCCCAGAAGAGTTGTACCACTGGCTGTGATGATATCATTGCCCATCTGACTCCTAAGATCCGGATGATCTTTAAGCCTTAATACCTGCGCAGGATCATCGGGCAAAATCAAATCCTGCTTCTGGTAATTCCTGTGAATAAGAGGGACGACACCAGCTCCGCTGCAATCAGGGGAGGTATCCATATGCGAGCAAAAGCAAATCACAGGCACATCTTTTTCTGTCGTTGAAGGAACGGTAGCATAAACGTACCCATATTCATCCAGTTCAGCATCGGCAATTCCCATCTGCTGAAGTTCTTCAACCAGCAACCGGCCCAGGTTCTTTTGTTTTTCTGTAGATGGCGTGGTTTCGGAATAGGGATCAGATTGAGTATCTATAGTTACATACTTCATAAACCTATCCAAAACAGTAAACGAATAATTCTTTATGTTGTCCATTGTGAATCCAGTTTTATAATAGTATGTAAAAGTACGGATTGAAAACCGGGTTTAAAATTGCCATTCATTTTTCGTACTTTTCGGCCTTATGCAAGAATTTATCAGTCAAACACCGGTAGCTAGTATCATATTTATATTTACATTAGTAACAAGTATATATGCCTTCTCAAATCCGGGCATTTATGGAAAGTTCATGTTGCATCCTTACAGCGTAAGCCGGGGATCGCGTATTTATTCCATCTTTACAAGCGGGCTGATACATCAGGACTGGGGACATTTATTCTTCAATATGTTATCCTATTACTTTTTTGCTTTTCAGCTCGAAAGAATGATAGGGCACTGGCAATTTGGTGTCCTGTATATTGTCAGCCTGGCCTTAAGCGACTTAAGTACTATTTTAAAGCATAAAGATCATTATGGGTATAACAGCCTGGGAGCATCCGGCGCTGTCTCTGCCGTGGTATTCAGCTTTATTCTTTTCAATCCAGGCGCAACCCTTTTTGTATTTTTCATTCCGATGAATGCAGTATTATTCGGCGTTGCGTATCTTTTCTATAGTGCCTATGCATCACGTCAGTCGAGCCATATTAATCATGACGCTCATTTTTTTGGCGCCCTTTCGGGTATAATTATTACCATCATTCTATACCCCCAGATCGTAGCGTATTTCATCAGGCAGCTAGGCTTAGGATAAGCAAAAATCAAAGGAAACTGAGCGGGTTGTCGGGATCCTTGATAATTTCAAATAAGGTATAGCCCCACGGTTTCCAAAAGTTCTCGAGGACTTGCGCGTATGTTTTCACCTGCCATTCGTCATAAACCGGTTTACTTGCAATCCGAAGCGGCATCGCCTCGATATACATCGATTCTGCAGTTGACAATACAGAGTACTCGGGCAGCCGGTTAAACAGATATGCTGAATAAAAGAACCGCGCACAGATTTCTTCGAACTGAACGGGTTCAAGTACAGAATCTTTAGTCTTTGCCAAAGCCTCACGATGATAAAAGGCGCTTTCTCCATTGTCCTGCAAACAAACAATAAAACCGAAATCATTCATTCTCAGTGAAAATACCAGGGTATTAATTTCGTCGCGGTAAATGAATGTATCAGCAGGATTATTTACCGGAAACACGCGAATCGTCCACGGAAGAACGCCTTCAAACTCAACCGGCCGGATAAGTGACTGAAGCATCAGGTGCAGGTTTCCGAACTTATGCATTAGTCCCTGCGAAAAGTTAAACTGCTCGCCCATCGCTTTCTGCTGGCGCATGCCCGCCCTCACCTCGTAATGGATCATGCCGTATACCTGTTTGGCAGTCCATTGAAAAAGTTTTATTTCATCAAGTTCCTTAACCGACTGGTAGCCGGAATTGAACGCCTGCTCAATCTCTTCCTCCAGGTTATTAACCGACTCCAAAGTCTCCGAAGAAACTGGTATGCTGATATCATTGTATGTCACAACCGACTCATCCAGCATTTTAAATGGTTTATCCGCCAGATGAAACTGCTTCATCATCCACTGAGGAAAAACATTTAATTGACGCTCTGCTGGCAGGCCAGTTAAAAAGCATATTCTCTCACTAAAATCGAAATGCTCAAATGGACGAAAAAGAGGGGAATTCATTTAACAAAGGTAAAAGCTTAAAACAAAAAGAAGAATGCTCTTTTAATATCTTAAAACAGCACTCTCCGCACCGTTAATTCGCTTCCCGGAGCTCTTTAATAGATGCCGCAATTACCGTTATCTGCTGATTCAGAATTTCTTTAAGCTCTGGGCCGGCACTCTGCAGTTGTCCCTGCTTACGTTGCCGCAGTCCTTCGAATAATGATAGAATGAATTTATCTATACCGTACTGTTTGTATTTAATGCCTAAATCTTTGAACGTGCCGATTCTGTCCTTAATTACATTTACGTCATTTATCCTGCCAAGAATTCCCAGGTAGGCAGGAACCATTTCCACCTTGCTCTGCAAGTCGGCAGTCTCGTATGCTTTAGCGATATAGCCCAACTCCTCGGGTCCGCCATTTAAGGCATAAATAGTGGATATTGCCTTACTAAGGTCGCCTTTACTATCCTTTTCAAGACCTTTAGCAAGATTAAACGCGTCGGCAGGGCTGATCATAGTAATCCCTAACAGGGCGGCGCCCTGTACTGCATATGACTGGCTTTTTATAGCTACATCAAATAATTGCCGGTTTGAAGGATCTTTTAAAGAAGCGATAGCACCGACGGCCGCCGCCCTGACCAAGGTCTTCGGATCGTTTTTAGCTAGTTCCAAAAGGATAGGAAGAGCCGCTTCTTTAATCGATTCATTGGTCAGGTCGAGGGCATTTATCGCCACGATTCGTAAGCCATAATACTTATCTTTCAAAGCTGCCAACATTACACCGCGGGCACCTGCGTCCTGCTGTTGTTTTTCGGAGCTAGCCTCAATAGCTTCCAGGCGGTCTACATAAAGAGGAGCATTAAAATACTGGAATACAAACCCGGAGACCGACTTGTTATCCGTCTTACGGGCCAGAAGCACTTTATCTCCATCCACATTGACGAGGTCGGGTTTAGACGAGGCTCTAAAACTTAAAGTATCTGATTTGTTCCTCATCCAAACGGAATGCCGTTCCCTCTTTCCGCCGGTATAAATATCAATGGCAAGAGGCAAAATAAACGCTTCATCCTCCTGTTTTTGCTGAAGAATCACCTTTTGGGTTTTTGAGGCTTCATCCCACGCATAATCAATACTCAACACAGGATGCCCCGACCTGAAATACCATTGGTTAAAGAACCAGTTAAGATCTTTTCCGCTCACTTCTTCCAGGGCGAGTCTGAGCTGATGAGCCTCTCCATTTTTAAAAGCATTTTGCCTGAGATAAAGGTTTAGCCCTTTAAAAAAAGCATCTTCGCCCAGATAATTCCGAAGCATATTTAAAATACGGCCGCCCTTCTGATAACTTACGAGATCGAACATATCTTCTTTATCCCGATAGTGAAACCGTACAAGTTTCTTGGCTGAATCGCTTTCGGATCCGAGGTATGATTCCATGGACTTATAACCATGAGCATCACCTTTATCTTTTCCATATTTATATTCATTCCACAGCACCTCGCTAAAATCCGCGAATGATTCATTAACTGTGAGGTTGCTCCAGCTTTCAGTAGTGACATAATCGCCAAACCACTGATGAAATAACTCATGAGCGATAACGTCTTCGCCCTTGTTTTCGTCAAGAAGTTCACGGTCGGTTGCCTGAACAAATTCGCCGTGCAGTGTAGCTGTAGTATTTTCCATTGCACCGCTCACAAAGTCGCGCACAACAATCTGCGAGTATTTGTTCCATGGAAAGTCGACTCCGAGCTTCTTCGAAAAGAACTCCATCATCTCTGGAGTATTTCCAAAGATTTGCTTTGCATAGGGGGCATAGGCTGGTTCGAGATAATAATTCACTTCTTTATCGCGCCACTTATCTTTATATATTTTAAAGTCGCCGACAGCCATCATAAAAAGATATGGAGAATGAGGAAGGTCCATCTTCCATGTATCTGTACGGGTACCATCAATATTATTCTTTTGCGCAACCAGACGGCCATTCGAAAGAGTAACATATTTGGAAGCTACAGTCATGCTTAATTCAGAAGTAGTTTTCTGATTAGGCCTGTCTATTGTAGGAAACCATACAGATGAGGCCTCAGTCTCACCCTGCGTCCATATTTGTATAGGCTTAGACTTATCTTTACCATCGGGATTAATGAAATATAACCCTTTTGCATCGGAGATGGCGGCGCTGCCCTCTGCTTTAAATTCATCAGGCTTTGCGGTGTAATCCACAAAGACGGTATATTTTTCGGTCTGCCTGTAGCTCCGGTCGAGCTTAACAGAGATCTGCTTCCCGTTATAAACGTATTTAAGTGGCGTCAGTTTAGTACCCGCAATGAGAGCGACGTTTTTTATATCCATACCTTTAGCATCAAGCCGAAGGGAATCTGTGGAATAAAAATGAGGTTTTAATGTAATCCACGCTTTTCCGTAAAGGTATCTTTTAGCATAATCAAAGCTAACATCCAGCTTTGTATGTACCAGATCGTTAATCTTTTCGGGTGTTTCCCTGTAAATTTCTATTGCCGGATGCTGTCCTTTGATATCCTGGGCGAAGGTCTTCGCATTTAACGCTATTGCCGCAGCAAGTAACAGCACTTTTGCTGTCCTGATTACATCATTATTCATATGTTAAAAGCTCCAATACTAACACATTTTTAAACTTGTTAGTATAATAATATGCTAAAATGTTACAAGAGCTCAACAGAAATCAAAAAGGAGAGGTTTAAATTGCTATCCGTTATTTCTTATAGCTTTTAGGGTCAAGAGCTTTTGGTGTCCACGCATTCAAAAAATCCAGTACCTTTTTTGTGCTGTGACCTTCGCCCTGTTCCAGATATGCACTGTTTTGTGTGTGAAGGCGGTTACCCTTTCCGTCGAGAATTACAAAGACGGGAAAGCCGAACCGTTGCGGAAAGCCGAGTGTGGCAAGCGTCTCTTCATTCCTATTTTCCTTGCTATAGTTTACATGTACTACTATAAAATTTTTATTCATTACGGTGCTTAGCGTGTCGTTCTCTAGTATAAGTTGGTTAAAGCGTAAACACCATACACACCAGTTTCCTCCAATCTGAAGAAATACATGCTTACCTTCATTCCCAGCGCGCGATACTGCGTTTGCGATATCAGCTTTTGCATTGGCAAAAGGATTATATAGCTGCGGAGTCTGTGCAGAAGCATTTAATATAACCGCAACTGATAGAAGAAGTAACAAAATTTTTTTTTTCATATCATTAAAATATCCTGATTATAGATCGATTCCCGAATCGTTTCACAACCATCTTAGACAAAGATAACATGAGCGAGTTATTCAATCCTTAACATATTTTAACAATTCGGCTGTTAAACCATTCGCACGCTCAACTATCTATTCAATAAAACACAGAGAAATGAAAAAGATAATTTTTACTGCCCTTTTATTTATGGGCCTTGCAACCGCAGGATTTTCACAGGACAGACCTCAGAGAGAAAAGAAAACGCCGGAAGAACGCGCACAGTTAATGACTGATCATCTCGCTAAGAAGCTTTCGCTATCGGACAAACAAAAGTCAGAAATTTATAAGATCAATCTCGACCGGGCAAAAGAGATGGATAAATCAATGGCCAAAACGAGTGCCGAAAGAAAACAGGCTTTCGAGCAGCAAAAAAAACAGTTTGAAGCATCTGACGAAAAAATAAACAAAGTACTTACAGACGATCAGAAGAAAACCTATGCTGAGCTTAAAGCCCAGCGCATGGAAAAGATGAAGGCGCATAAAGGTGATTTCAGAAAAAAAGGGAGGAGTAAGAAGGCTGACGCATCTGAGAAAGAAGGCTAATTGAAAAGAGTTGGTGATTAAACAAAAAAGCGGCGGACATTCTGTCGCTTTTTTTTATTTTCTGAAGATTGCCATGAAACTGTCATACAATGAATATTAAACCGCATAAGCTTTTTACATCGCCAATCAACGTTTGTTTCTAGAACATTCCTGCGTATATTTGCGTTCCAAAAAAAATCATTTAGTAGCAAACAATGAGAGAAATACAGTTCAGAGAGGCGCTTCGTGAAGCAATGAACGAAGAGATGCGTAAAGACGAAAAGATATTCTTAATGGGTGAAGAGGTTGCTGAATACAATGGCGCATATAAGGTAAGCCAGGGTATGCTGGCTGAATTCGGGCCTAAACGAGTGATTGACACCCCTATTGCTGAACTGGGGTTTGCGGGCATTGGCACCGGAGCTGCAATGAACGGATTACGTCCTATCGTTGAGTTCATGACCTTTAACTTTTCTTTAGTTGCTATTGACCAGATAATAAATGGTGCAGCAAAAATTCTCTCGATGAGTGGCGGTCAGTTTTCTGCTCCAATTGTGTTCCGCGGACCTACTGGCAACGCAGGACAGCTTGGAGCGCAGCATTCACAGAATTTTGAAAACTGGTACGCTAACTGCCCCGGGCTGAAAGT
The window above is part of the Arcticibacter tournemirensis genome. Proteins encoded here:
- a CDS encoding outer membrane beta-barrel protein yields the protein MKNLIALLLFLGAPALIYGQVGREVSGTIKDSTGNSVIAATVKLISSKDSLFTRTDVDGKFVFRNVQSSQFLLSVTSLGYRGFNQRYLFKNATSPLKLDPITLKSQSNLLNEVIVSGTAPVTIKEDTVEYRASDYPVRENSVVEDVIKKLPGVEVDKDGNVTTQGKSITRVRVNGKDFFDGDLKTATQNLPAEIIEKIQIVDDYGDQANASGIRDSDPDKILNITISPNRNKGVIANVIAGGGGDARSGTNTNVQNDGRYQLSGMVQLMDNDRQLSGLINLNNTNASLFDFAGGGNQRGGRFRSGGVGGGGGSGITDTKAGGLNFRDELSKKVSIYGSYSIQNRNTDTYQNSLTQTSGRDTTFSVSNSSIRNSNSINNSHRLNFNLEYKIDSLNYLKVSPSFNYNSTNSDSYNTSVIMERSKQDQNTQSLSDSRSPAIGGDLLYNHRFVKRGRNLSVSFSVNNSNTKNDQDAEDEFRFYNREDLNLYTDSVSNRRIYTNNERFNTETNVTYSEPIGIYSRIDLSYNYNRSSYDNSRITELDGSGGYVPVDSLSNVFDYSFTTNRFGLSYRYDREKLYNFSVGVSAQPSLLEGYSESNDVGVRRKNFNFFPNARFVYNFAKSRSLNINYSGRSSEPSYNQIQPVVDLSNPQRPIVGNPDLKSAFNQTISIRYNNFDPAAGTFFIVGLGGNIINDRITSNLVRYQLPVITATGTSYNLIQETQYLNVDGYYAANGFYSWSKPFSERKYTLRLNGSANYTNDVSYNDNLKNIGKTWSLSQGLRMQINPNENIDITPGTSYRHSWVNYSLPTNFDTKNTTWTLDLNARIYFLKTFIFGFDGSKNINKGYSSSITSNPFIINTYLEKQFFNRRGRLRFQGYDLLNEARNVTASTSESGTYMESSTNRLTRYFMFSFAYRLNRFGGVNQSDRGPGGRDGERRREGGFRPEGGPPGGF
- the pepT gene encoding peptidase T; translated protein: MDNIKNYSFTVLDRFMKYVTIDTQSDPYSETTPSTEKQKNLGRLLVEELQQMGIADAELDEYGYVYATVPSTTEKDVPVICFCSHMDTSPDCSGAGVVPLIHRNYQKQDLILPDDPAQVLRLKDHPDLRSQMGNDIITASGTTLLGADNKAGLAEIMDAANFLISHPEIKHGTIRLLFTPDEEIGRGVDKVNLEKLGAKYAYTVDGETCGSVENETFSADYALLKVKGVSAHPGFAKGNMESALKIVSEIVSFLPKDRLSPESTSDKEGFIHPVAIRGTVEEASVEFILRDFDEKELVNHERILKAIAEEVLEGYPNSSFTLEVKEQYRNMKLVLDDHPDVIRFAEEAIRRAGLQPKRQSIRGGTDGSRLSFMGLPCPNIFAGEHAFHGKQEWVSVQDMQKAVETIVNIAIVWEELTL
- a CDS encoding rhomboid family intramembrane serine protease — its product is MQEFISQTPVASIIFIFTLVTSIYAFSNPGIYGKFMLHPYSVSRGSRIYSIFTSGLIHQDWGHLFFNMLSYYFFAFQLERMIGHWQFGVLYIVSLALSDLSTILKHKDHYGYNSLGASGAVSAVVFSFILFNPGATLFVFFIPMNAVLFGVAYLFYSAYASRQSSHINHDAHFFGALSGIIITIILYPQIVAYFIRQLGLG
- a CDS encoding M1 family metallopeptidase — protein: MNNDVIRTAKVLLLAAAIALNAKTFAQDIKGQHPAIEIYRETPEKINDLVHTKLDVSFDYAKRYLYGKAWITLKPHFYSTDSLRLDAKGMDIKNVALIAGTKLTPLKYVYNGKQISVKLDRSYRQTEKYTVFVDYTAKPDEFKAEGSAAISDAKGLYFINPDGKDKSKPIQIWTQGETEASSVWFPTIDRPNQKTTSELSMTVASKYVTLSNGRLVAQKNNIDGTRTDTWKMDLPHSPYLFMMAVGDFKIYKDKWRDKEVNYYLEPAYAPYAKQIFGNTPEMMEFFSKKLGVDFPWNKYSQIVVRDFVSGAMENTTATLHGEFVQATDRELLDENKGEDVIAHELFHQWFGDYVTTESWSNLTVNESFADFSEVLWNEYKYGKDKGDAHGYKSMESYLGSESDSAKKLVRFHYRDKEDMFDLVSYQKGGRILNMLRNYLGEDAFFKGLNLYLRQNAFKNGEAHQLRLALEEVSGKDLNWFFNQWYFRSGHPVLSIDYAWDEASKTQKVILQQKQEDEAFILPLAIDIYTGGKRERHSVWMRNKSDTLSFRASSKPDLVNVDGDKVLLARKTDNKSVSGFVFQYFNAPLYVDRLEAIEASSEKQQQDAGARGVMLAALKDKYYGLRIVAINALDLTNESIKEAALPILLELAKNDPKTLVRAAAVGAIASLKDPSNRQLFDVAIKSQSYAVQGAALLGITMISPADAFNLAKGLEKDSKGDLSKAISTIYALNGGPEELGYIAKAYETADLQSKVEMVPAYLGILGRINDVNVIKDRIGTFKDLGIKYKQYGIDKFILSLFEGLRQRKQGQLQSAGPELKEILNQQITVIAASIKELREAN
- a CDS encoding thioredoxin family protein — translated: MKKKILLLLLSVAVILNASAQTPQLYNPFANAKADIANAVSRAGNEGKHVFLQIGGNWCVWCLRFNQLILENDTLSTVMNKNFIVVHVNYSKENRNEETLATLGFPQRFGFPVFVILDGKGNRLHTQNSAYLEQGEGHSTKKVLDFLNAWTPKALDPKSYKK
- a CDS encoding DUF4890 domain-containing protein, with the protein product MKKIIFTALLFMGLATAGFSQDRPQREKKTPEERAQLMTDHLAKKLSLSDKQKSEIYKINLDRAKEMDKSMAKTSAERKQAFEQQKKQFEASDEKINKVLTDDQKKTYAELKAQRMEKMKAHKGDFRKKGRSKKADASEKEG